The following proteins are co-located in the Paralichthys olivaceus isolate ysfri-2021 chromosome 10, ASM2471397v2, whole genome shotgun sequence genome:
- the lcmt2 gene encoding tRNA wybutosine-synthesizing protein 4 isoform X2, giving the protein MLSVVMPTSSRQKKKKGGDVAVQGTNDSSVVSKVSAAALGYFHDDFLQHFVCKVARRSPLINRGYYVRWRAVDHCVRKFLHVTENCPKRQILSLGAGFDSLYFRLRADEALAGVVVFEVDFPDVARRKTALISSNITLRGMLDSHLPSPTGAVHVWSGQYRLLGLDVREESQVKEALEAAGLDWAAPTLILSEVVLTYMETRWSDVVIGWAAKLLPQSLFVMYEQIHPHDPFGRIMQDHFHKLNSTLHALRQYPDAAAQRRRFLDKGWDQCVCLDMNDFYLGLVPEDERCRVETLEPFDEYEEWHQKCSHYFILTASRGSFMAQALLTHPPVSPVSSVNTSLSPVALSVKPEAACVEGLGMASTSVSPGQLLLTGGSSRGGRGAVSRVLLRGQEGWRSVPREPSLDLGVRLYHTVTLCPGGGIVVYGGRSSPLSPVRGLFKVMLDPGGPPAPLDIVNLCVEEMVCTGDPPPPRWRHTATIVSHKGKDFLFVYGGKNESDAALGDGHFLRLDQQHWTELPVEGAAPEARHSHSACSYQGGVVMFGGLDRRGVPLGDTFVLRPTDRGFSWERIELQPPPVPRYSHSAHVIGQKLVVVGGVWMHSDGVPGVVTIDLATRSSIEFSLDTTMVPWPLMLHSFCCELTDSEEPDLLLIGGGGNCFSFGTHFNPQPVTLNLRPVLG; this is encoded by the exons ATGCTGAGCGTCGTCATGCCAACGAGCAGcaggcagaagaagaagaaggggggggACGTGGCG GTGCAGGGAACCAACGACAGCAGCGTGGTGAGCAAGGTGTCGGCTGCAGCGCTGGGCTACTTCCATGACGACTTCCTCCAGCACTTTGTTTGCAAAGTGGCCAGAAGATCCCCGCTCATCAACAG GGGCTACTATGTTCGCTGGAGAGCTGTGGACCACTGCGTGAGGAAGTTTCTACACGTGACTGAAAACTGCCCCAAGAGACAG attttgtcaTTGGGTGCAGGTTTCGACTCGTTGTATTTTCGCCTGCGGGCGGATGAAGCCCTCGCCGGAGTTGTTGTGTTTGAGGTGGATTTCCCTGACGTTGCTCGGCGAAAGACTGCTCTCATCTCCTCTAATATTACACTGAGGGGGATGTTAGACTCACACTTACCTTCACCTACAG gagcTGTGCATGTATGGAGTGGTCAGTACCGACTGTTAGGGTTGGATGTCAGAGAGGAGTCGCAGGTGAAGGAGGCTCTGGAGGCAGCTGGGTTGGACTGGGCTGCTCCGACTCTGATTCTGTCTGAAGTGGTGCTCACCTACATGGAAACACGATG gTCTGATGTTGTCATCGGTTGGGCGGCAAAGCTCCTGCCTCAGTCACTCTTTGTGATGTATGAGCAGATCCATCCACACGATCCCTTCGGCCGGATCATGCAAGATCATTTCCACAAACTGAATTCAACGCTTCATGCCCTTCGACAATACCCAGACGCCGCAGCTCAGAGACGCCGGTTCCTGGACAAG GGCTGGGATCAGTGCGTGTGTCTGGATATGAATGACTTCTACCTGGGGCTGGTTCCTGAGGATGAGAGGTGCAGGGTGGAGACCCTGGAGCCTTTTGATGAATATGAG GAGTGGCACCAGAAATGTTCCCACTACTTCATTCTCACTGCATCTCGGGGCTCTTTTATGGCTCAGGCTTTACTCACACATCCTCCAG TATCTCCAGTGTCGTCTGTAAACACATCTTTGAGCCCTGTTGCCCTGAGTGTGAAGCCTGAAGCTGCTTGTGTGGAGGGTTTGGGGATGGCTTCCACCTCAGTGAGCCCAGGACAGCTCCTGCTAACAGGAGGCTCCAGCAGGGGGGGCAGGGGGGCAGTGAGTCGAGTCCTCCTCCGAGGGCAGGAAGGGTGGAGATCCGTCCCTCGGGAACCGTCACTAGATTTGG GTGTCCGACTGTACCACACTGTCACGCTCTGCCCTGGAGGAGGTATTGTGGTGTATGGAGgtcgctcctctcctctcagcccAGTCAGAGGCCTTTTTAAAGTGATGCTGGACCCTGGTGGTCCCCCTGCCCCTCTAGACATAGTGAACCTGTGTGTAGAGGAGATGGTCTGTACAGGTGATCCACCACCGCCAAGATGGAGGCACACTGCAACGATCGTCAGTCACAAAG gcaaagactttctgtttgtttatggtGGAAAGAATGAATCCGACGCTGCTCTGGGTGACGGCCACTTCCTGCGTCTTGACCAGCAGCACTGGACTGAG CTTCCAGTAGAGGGAGCAGCACCAGAGGCACGCCACTCCCACTCAGCATGTTCATATCAGGGAGGTGTGGTGATGTTCGGAGGACTGGACCGAAGGGGCGTTCCTCTGGGGGACACTTTCGTACTCAGGCCCACTGACAGAGGATTCTCCTGGGAGAGAATCGAGCTGCAGCCACCTCCAGTCCCCAG ATACTCCCATTCTGCCCATGTGATTGGACAGAAGCTAGTTGTGGTGGGCGGGGTCTGGATGCATTCCGATGGCGTACCGGGTGTTGTCACGATCGACCTCGCCACACGGAGCAGCATTGAGTTCAGTCTGGACACG ACCATGGTGCCGTGGCCCCTGATGCTTCACTCTTTCTGCTGTGAGCTGACAGACTCAGAAGAACCAGATCTGCTCCTGATTGGCGGAGGAGGAAACTGTTTCTCCTTTGGGACTCATTTCAACCCTCAGCCTGTCACTCTGAACCTCAGACCTGTACTGGGATGA
- the lcmt2 gene encoding tRNA wybutosine-synthesizing protein 4 isoform X3, giving the protein MLSVVMPTSSRQKKKKGGDVAVQGTNDSSVVSKVSAAALGYFHDDFLQHFVCKVARRSPLINRGYYVRWRAVDHCVRKFLHVTENCPKRQILSLGAGFDSLYFRLRADEALAGVVVFEVDFPDVARRKTALISSNITLRGMLDSHLPSPTGAVHVWSGQYRLLGLDVREESQVKEALEAAGLDWAAPTLILSEVVLTYMETRWSDVVIGWAAKLLPQSLFVMYEQIHPHDPFGRIMQDHFHKLNSTLHALRQYPDAAAQRRRFLDKGWDQCVCLDMNDFYLGLVPEDERCRVETLEPFDEYEEWHQKCSHYFILTASRGSFMAQALLTHPPVSPVSSVNTSLSPVALSVKPEAACVEGLGMASTSVSPGQLLLTGGSSRGGRGAVSRVLLRGQEGWRSVPREPSLDLGVRLYHTVTLCPGGGIVVYGGRSSPLSPVRGLFKVMLDPGGPPAPLDIVNLCVEEMVCTGDPPPPRWRHTATIVSHKGKDFLFVYGGKNESDAALGDGHFLRLDQQHWTELPVEGAAPEARHSHSACSYQGGVVMFGGLDRRGVPLGDTFVLRPTDRGFSWERIELQPPPVPRYSHSAHVIGQKLVVVGGVWMHSDGVPGVVTIDLATRSSIEFSLDTVSSHLFDSIKIERGDRKLTRRRQIICITPWWLASV; this is encoded by the exons ATGCTGAGCGTCGTCATGCCAACGAGCAGcaggcagaagaagaagaaggggggggACGTGGCG GTGCAGGGAACCAACGACAGCAGCGTGGTGAGCAAGGTGTCGGCTGCAGCGCTGGGCTACTTCCATGACGACTTCCTCCAGCACTTTGTTTGCAAAGTGGCCAGAAGATCCCCGCTCATCAACAG GGGCTACTATGTTCGCTGGAGAGCTGTGGACCACTGCGTGAGGAAGTTTCTACACGTGACTGAAAACTGCCCCAAGAGACAG attttgtcaTTGGGTGCAGGTTTCGACTCGTTGTATTTTCGCCTGCGGGCGGATGAAGCCCTCGCCGGAGTTGTTGTGTTTGAGGTGGATTTCCCTGACGTTGCTCGGCGAAAGACTGCTCTCATCTCCTCTAATATTACACTGAGGGGGATGTTAGACTCACACTTACCTTCACCTACAG gagcTGTGCATGTATGGAGTGGTCAGTACCGACTGTTAGGGTTGGATGTCAGAGAGGAGTCGCAGGTGAAGGAGGCTCTGGAGGCAGCTGGGTTGGACTGGGCTGCTCCGACTCTGATTCTGTCTGAAGTGGTGCTCACCTACATGGAAACACGATG gTCTGATGTTGTCATCGGTTGGGCGGCAAAGCTCCTGCCTCAGTCACTCTTTGTGATGTATGAGCAGATCCATCCACACGATCCCTTCGGCCGGATCATGCAAGATCATTTCCACAAACTGAATTCAACGCTTCATGCCCTTCGACAATACCCAGACGCCGCAGCTCAGAGACGCCGGTTCCTGGACAAG GGCTGGGATCAGTGCGTGTGTCTGGATATGAATGACTTCTACCTGGGGCTGGTTCCTGAGGATGAGAGGTGCAGGGTGGAGACCCTGGAGCCTTTTGATGAATATGAG GAGTGGCACCAGAAATGTTCCCACTACTTCATTCTCACTGCATCTCGGGGCTCTTTTATGGCTCAGGCTTTACTCACACATCCTCCAG TATCTCCAGTGTCGTCTGTAAACACATCTTTGAGCCCTGTTGCCCTGAGTGTGAAGCCTGAAGCTGCTTGTGTGGAGGGTTTGGGGATGGCTTCCACCTCAGTGAGCCCAGGACAGCTCCTGCTAACAGGAGGCTCCAGCAGGGGGGGCAGGGGGGCAGTGAGTCGAGTCCTCCTCCGAGGGCAGGAAGGGTGGAGATCCGTCCCTCGGGAACCGTCACTAGATTTGG GTGTCCGACTGTACCACACTGTCACGCTCTGCCCTGGAGGAGGTATTGTGGTGTATGGAGgtcgctcctctcctctcagcccAGTCAGAGGCCTTTTTAAAGTGATGCTGGACCCTGGTGGTCCCCCTGCCCCTCTAGACATAGTGAACCTGTGTGTAGAGGAGATGGTCTGTACAGGTGATCCACCACCGCCAAGATGGAGGCACACTGCAACGATCGTCAGTCACAAAG gcaaagactttctgtttgtttatggtGGAAAGAATGAATCCGACGCTGCTCTGGGTGACGGCCACTTCCTGCGTCTTGACCAGCAGCACTGGACTGAG CTTCCAGTAGAGGGAGCAGCACCAGAGGCACGCCACTCCCACTCAGCATGTTCATATCAGGGAGGTGTGGTGATGTTCGGAGGACTGGACCGAAGGGGCGTTCCTCTGGGGGACACTTTCGTACTCAGGCCCACTGACAGAGGATTCTCCTGGGAGAGAATCGAGCTGCAGCCACCTCCAGTCCCCAG ATACTCCCATTCTGCCCATGTGATTGGACAGAAGCTAGTTGTGGTGGGCGGGGTCTGGATGCATTCCGATGGCGTACCGGGTGTTGTCACGATCGACCTCGCCACACGGAGCAGCATTGAGTTCAGTCTGGACACGgtcagttcacatttatttgACTCGATCAAAATAGAGAGAGGCGACAGGAAATTAACTAGAAGGAGGCAGATAATCTgcatcaccccctggtggctggcttcagtatag
- the lcmt2 gene encoding tRNA wybutosine-synthesizing protein 4 isoform X1 produces the protein MTSFGARVCAVAYATWIPGIEVQGTNDSSVVSKVSAAALGYFHDDFLQHFVCKVARRSPLINRGYYVRWRAVDHCVRKFLHVTENCPKRQILSLGAGFDSLYFRLRADEALAGVVVFEVDFPDVARRKTALISSNITLRGMLDSHLPSPTGAVHVWSGQYRLLGLDVREESQVKEALEAAGLDWAAPTLILSEVVLTYMETRWSDVVIGWAAKLLPQSLFVMYEQIHPHDPFGRIMQDHFHKLNSTLHALRQYPDAAAQRRRFLDKGWDQCVCLDMNDFYLGLVPEDERCRVETLEPFDEYEEWHQKCSHYFILTASRGSFMAQALLTHPPVSPVSSVNTSLSPVALSVKPEAACVEGLGMASTSVSPGQLLLTGGSSRGGRGAVSRVLLRGQEGWRSVPREPSLDLGVRLYHTVTLCPGGGIVVYGGRSSPLSPVRGLFKVMLDPGGPPAPLDIVNLCVEEMVCTGDPPPPRWRHTATIVSHKGKDFLFVYGGKNESDAALGDGHFLRLDQQHWTELPVEGAAPEARHSHSACSYQGGVVMFGGLDRRGVPLGDTFVLRPTDRGFSWERIELQPPPVPRYSHSAHVIGQKLVVVGGVWMHSDGVPGVVTIDLATRSSIEFSLDTTMVPWPLMLHSFCCELTDSEEPDLLLIGGGGNCFSFGTHFNPQPVTLNLRPVLG, from the exons GTGCAGGGAACCAACGACAGCAGCGTGGTGAGCAAGGTGTCGGCTGCAGCGCTGGGCTACTTCCATGACGACTTCCTCCAGCACTTTGTTTGCAAAGTGGCCAGAAGATCCCCGCTCATCAACAG GGGCTACTATGTTCGCTGGAGAGCTGTGGACCACTGCGTGAGGAAGTTTCTACACGTGACTGAAAACTGCCCCAAGAGACAG attttgtcaTTGGGTGCAGGTTTCGACTCGTTGTATTTTCGCCTGCGGGCGGATGAAGCCCTCGCCGGAGTTGTTGTGTTTGAGGTGGATTTCCCTGACGTTGCTCGGCGAAAGACTGCTCTCATCTCCTCTAATATTACACTGAGGGGGATGTTAGACTCACACTTACCTTCACCTACAG gagcTGTGCATGTATGGAGTGGTCAGTACCGACTGTTAGGGTTGGATGTCAGAGAGGAGTCGCAGGTGAAGGAGGCTCTGGAGGCAGCTGGGTTGGACTGGGCTGCTCCGACTCTGATTCTGTCTGAAGTGGTGCTCACCTACATGGAAACACGATG gTCTGATGTTGTCATCGGTTGGGCGGCAAAGCTCCTGCCTCAGTCACTCTTTGTGATGTATGAGCAGATCCATCCACACGATCCCTTCGGCCGGATCATGCAAGATCATTTCCACAAACTGAATTCAACGCTTCATGCCCTTCGACAATACCCAGACGCCGCAGCTCAGAGACGCCGGTTCCTGGACAAG GGCTGGGATCAGTGCGTGTGTCTGGATATGAATGACTTCTACCTGGGGCTGGTTCCTGAGGATGAGAGGTGCAGGGTGGAGACCCTGGAGCCTTTTGATGAATATGAG GAGTGGCACCAGAAATGTTCCCACTACTTCATTCTCACTGCATCTCGGGGCTCTTTTATGGCTCAGGCTTTACTCACACATCCTCCAG TATCTCCAGTGTCGTCTGTAAACACATCTTTGAGCCCTGTTGCCCTGAGTGTGAAGCCTGAAGCTGCTTGTGTGGAGGGTTTGGGGATGGCTTCCACCTCAGTGAGCCCAGGACAGCTCCTGCTAACAGGAGGCTCCAGCAGGGGGGGCAGGGGGGCAGTGAGTCGAGTCCTCCTCCGAGGGCAGGAAGGGTGGAGATCCGTCCCTCGGGAACCGTCACTAGATTTGG GTGTCCGACTGTACCACACTGTCACGCTCTGCCCTGGAGGAGGTATTGTGGTGTATGGAGgtcgctcctctcctctcagcccAGTCAGAGGCCTTTTTAAAGTGATGCTGGACCCTGGTGGTCCCCCTGCCCCTCTAGACATAGTGAACCTGTGTGTAGAGGAGATGGTCTGTACAGGTGATCCACCACCGCCAAGATGGAGGCACACTGCAACGATCGTCAGTCACAAAG gcaaagactttctgtttgtttatggtGGAAAGAATGAATCCGACGCTGCTCTGGGTGACGGCCACTTCCTGCGTCTTGACCAGCAGCACTGGACTGAG CTTCCAGTAGAGGGAGCAGCACCAGAGGCACGCCACTCCCACTCAGCATGTTCATATCAGGGAGGTGTGGTGATGTTCGGAGGACTGGACCGAAGGGGCGTTCCTCTGGGGGACACTTTCGTACTCAGGCCCACTGACAGAGGATTCTCCTGGGAGAGAATCGAGCTGCAGCCACCTCCAGTCCCCAG ATACTCCCATTCTGCCCATGTGATTGGACAGAAGCTAGTTGTGGTGGGCGGGGTCTGGATGCATTCCGATGGCGTACCGGGTGTTGTCACGATCGACCTCGCCACACGGAGCAGCATTGAGTTCAGTCTGGACACG ACCATGGTGCCGTGGCCCCTGATGCTTCACTCTTTCTGCTGTGAGCTGACAGACTCAGAAGAACCAGATCTGCTCCTGATTGGCGGAGGAGGAAACTGTTTCTCCTTTGGGACTCATTTCAACCCTCAGCCTGTCACTCTGAACCTCAGACCTGTACTGGGATGA